In the genome of Ralstonia pickettii DTP0602, one region contains:
- a CDS encoding membrane protein produces MSVSFLNPSLLSTFRAYLPGLVISAIVTVAAMSLAAHYQAPVMLFALLLGMALNFLSRESSSAAGIDFSAKQVLRLGVALLGLRITASQVAALGWHSVAMVVLAVALTILCGIVLARMMGFQTFFGLLTGGAVAICGASAALALSAAMPQHPLKERATLFTVISVSTLSTVAMVLYPMLTQLLALPSSQAGAFIGGTIHDVAQVVGAGYSISHEAGDAATLIKLMRVAMLLPVIALAAWLSQRHQRAQGEAGQGPRPPLLPWFAVAFAVLVAINSTGWLPLELVKAGQFASQWCLVMAMVAIGMKTHLKDILSVGWKPVALMVLETLFLAGLFYGMLVLMRF; encoded by the coding sequence ATGTCGGTAAGCTTCCTCAACCCGAGCTTGTTAAGTACCTTCCGGGCATATCTGCCCGGTTTGGTCATCAGCGCGATCGTGACAGTTGCCGCGATGTCGCTCGCCGCGCATTACCAGGCACCGGTGATGCTGTTCGCCTTGCTGTTGGGAATGGCGCTGAACTTTCTGTCACGGGAATCCTCCAGTGCTGCCGGCATCGACTTCAGCGCCAAGCAGGTGCTTCGCCTGGGTGTCGCCTTGCTGGGATTACGCATTACGGCCTCGCAGGTGGCGGCGCTGGGCTGGCACTCCGTTGCCATGGTCGTGCTGGCGGTCGCGCTGACCATCCTGTGCGGCATCGTGCTGGCTCGGATGATGGGGTTCCAGACGTTCTTCGGCTTGCTCACCGGGGGCGCCGTGGCCATCTGCGGGGCTTCCGCGGCGCTGGCCCTGTCCGCGGCCATGCCACAGCATCCGCTAAAGGAGCGCGCGACGCTGTTCACGGTGATCTCCGTCAGCACGCTATCCACGGTGGCGATGGTGCTATACCCGATGCTCACGCAGCTGCTGGCGCTGCCTTCATCACAGGCCGGAGCCTTTATCGGCGGGACCATCCATGACGTGGCCCAGGTAGTGGGGGCTGGCTACAGCATTTCGCACGAAGCGGGGGATGCGGCGACGCTGATCAAGCTGATGCGGGTGGCCATGCTGCTGCCGGTGATCGCGCTGGCTGCATGGTTGTCGCAGCGTCATCAGCGGGCACAAGGGGAAGCTGGACAGGGGCCGCGCCCGCCGCTGCTGCCGTGGTTTGCCGTGGCGTTTGCGGTGCTGGTGGCGATCAACAGCACCGGCTGGTTGCCCTTGGAACTGGTCAAGGCGGGGCAGTTCGCTTCGCAGTGGTGTCTGGTCATGGCGATGGTGGCTATCGGCATGAAGACTCACCTCAAGGATATCCTGTCCGTAGGCTGGAAGCCGGTGGCGCTGATGGTTCTGGAGACGCTTTTCCTCGCTGGGTTGTTCTACGGCATGCTGGTGCTGATGCGATTCTGA
- a CDS encoding transposase (K14320: AAAS; aladin): protein MNLRYRVELDQSEREALAAMLSGGKHAARKLKRAQILLAAHAGQDDASIAATVAVGESTVYRTKRRFVEMGLEAALNEQPRPGAQRKLSGKEEALLIATACTNPPPGRARWTLELLADTLVKLTEHEELSRETVRRRLAENDLKPWRKDMWCIPKIDAEYVARMEDVLDLYAETPDPQHPVVCFDESPTQLIGEVRQPIPAEPGKPLRYDCEYKRNGTANLFVFLDAHRSWRKVKVTERRTADDFAQCMRDLVDIHYPQAPRIRVVLDNLSTHTPAALYQALPPAEARRILQRIEFHYTPKHASWLNMVEIEIGVLRSQCLDRRIDCRDRLITEVAAWEQLRNVSGARINWMFSTETAREKLAKAYPVPTSDKPS, encoded by the coding sequence ATGAATTTACGCTATCGAGTCGAGCTCGACCAATCCGAGCGTGAGGCGCTTGCTGCCATGCTAAGCGGCGGCAAGCATGCGGCACGCAAGCTCAAGCGAGCGCAAATCCTCCTTGCAGCGCATGCAGGCCAGGATGACGCGAGCATTGCAGCCACCGTGGCGGTTGGCGAATCCACGGTGTACCGCACCAAGCGCCGCTTCGTGGAGATGGGTCTGGAAGCGGCGCTGAACGAACAGCCTCGACCCGGGGCGCAGCGCAAGCTCAGCGGCAAGGAAGAGGCCCTGCTGATTGCCACCGCCTGCACCAACCCGCCACCGGGACGTGCGCGCTGGACGCTGGAATTGCTCGCCGACACGCTCGTCAAACTGACCGAGCACGAAGAGCTATCGCGCGAGACGGTACGCCGGCGCCTGGCCGAGAACGATCTGAAGCCCTGGCGCAAGGACATGTGGTGCATTCCCAAGATCGACGCGGAGTACGTTGCACGCATGGAAGACGTGCTCGACCTGTATGCCGAAACCCCGGACCCGCAACACCCGGTGGTGTGCTTCGATGAAAGCCCGACCCAGCTCATCGGCGAGGTACGCCAACCGATTCCGGCCGAGCCGGGTAAACCTTTGCGCTACGACTGCGAATACAAGCGCAACGGCACCGCTAATCTGTTCGTCTTCCTCGATGCGCACCGTAGCTGGCGCAAGGTCAAAGTCACTGAACGGAGAACGGCAGATGACTTCGCCCAGTGCATGCGCGACCTGGTCGATATCCACTACCCCCAGGCACCGCGCATCCGGGTCGTGCTGGACAATCTGTCGACCCACACGCCGGCTGCGCTCTACCAAGCCCTGCCACCAGCAGAGGCACGCCGCATCCTGCAGCGGATCGAATTCCACTACACCCCCAAGCACGCCAGTTGGCTCAACATGGTCGAGATCGAAATCGGCGTGCTGCGAAGCCAGTGCCTGGATCGCCGCATCGACTGCCGCGATCGGCTGATCACCGAGGTCGCGGCTTGGGAGCAACTGCGAAACGTCAGCGGCGCTCGCATCAACTGGATGTTCTCTACCGAAACGGCACGGGAGAAATTGGCCAAAGCCTACCCAGTACCGACCTCTGACAAACCGTCATAA